The DNA segment GGCCCCTTCTTTTTGCCCCATTGCGGAGGCTGATTTTGATCTGTCATTGTAACCCTCAAAAATTAATAGATGCGAAATCGCTGGATTGAAACTCAGCTCAAGTTAAGCATACTGCAACAAATTTACAAGCACTTTTAATTATATTCTTTTGGTTTGCAATCAGCCAGACAATGCCAAACTCCATGCAAGAGCCACTCCCACTAGAACTGATGCTGTTAGAATATTCTGCAATCGCCCATTTTTTGAATAAATCTGAACTGGGTCAAAATAGTGATACGCCCCACCCAGCCCCATACCTGCAATCATACCCCAGACATGGGCGCCCAGATCTGTTCGTTCTCCGCCCGCACCAAGCATTGCCAGCAATCCGAGTCCTGCCCCAAGAGGGAGTAAAATGTTCAACATGCCGTCTCGAAAAGCCCGTATCCCACAAAAGGCTCCAATAACACCAAATACAGCCGTTGAAAAACCGATGGAATTATGGGTCCCGGAGTGGAAGAAGACATTCAGCAGATTTCCTGTAATGCCTGCCAGCACAGCAAGCATCCAGGCAGTTCCTGTGCCGGTGAGACCTGCCAGAAAGGCAATGAGTACACCGCCCAGGCAGACATTACCCATAACATGGCCTATATCGGCATGAAGCGTAAGCGCCGTTACCAACCTCCACAGTTGCAACTGCTCCTTGATTGCACCTGACTGAATTGCACCCCGGGTAAACCAGATAGAATCCGACCATGGCCCCGTAAAACTAAAAAAAACGACGAGCAAACTGCAAAACAGCAGCGTCCACCAACTGACAACAGGGCTTGAAGCCGGTGATGATTTAACGGTAGGCCACCGACTGTTTTCTGCTTCATATCGTTCAAGATGATGCCGGGCAACCAGAGCATCTGTCTCGTTAACCAGAATCTCCCAACCATTCAGTGACTGAACAAGGCGATGGGTTATATTTACCGAAAGCAAAACTAACGACCAGGCCTCAGCCTTGGTTTTTACCATAAAACCATTCTGGCTCCCCTGACCAGGCAATAGCTTCACAAGTTTTGACTGGTTACTTTCTATAAGATCGTTCATATATCCTTACCAGAGGCTTCTAAAGCATGCCAAACGCCACAAAACCACCCCAGAGAATCGGTTGATGAAGGCAATAGATCACCAAAGAGTTTTTGCCCAACAGCCCTAACGTTTTCAGAATAAAACCGTGCCGGTCGCCCCTGCCCTTAAACAAAGTTTCTCCCTGCCGATAGACCATCTTCCCAACAAAAATACCGATAAGCACAGGGCCAAACCAGGGAATCAGCGGAGTATAATCAACACTATGAAACCCCACCGGCGGGATACCAAACCATACCAGCCACCAGCTGCCTTCTTGCGCCACACCAAGGTATGGCGCAAGAGACAACACACTAATACCGACGATCAAACTTAGCCAGGGGCATCCCAAGAAAAAATAACCAAGGACAATACTGACCGATATTAAATGCAGAATACCAAAAACCACAAAATCCTGTCCGACCGCAACATAGGTTGCCAGGCTAATACCCATAGCGACAACCAATAATTTCGCACTGCGTAGCCAAATTTTCTTACTGGGCAAAACAGTTGTTTTATTTACGGAAAGCGTCAGGGAGACCCCGACCACAAAAAGAAAAAGTCCGGCCACAGCCCTTGAAAAATAGGCCAGAAAACCAGACTCCGGATTACCAAGAGAGTAAAAATAGTAGAGGTCAAACAAGAAATTGGAAATCAGCATCAGGCATACCGCCACCCCGCGCAGACAATCAATCTCCCAAACTCTGTTTTTTTGTAATGCAACCAAGACCCTGAATCAGCCATCCTGCTCCAGGGTGTCAATAATGGACTGAATCTCGTTCACTTTATCTTTATTGCCCATGCCTTTATAGATTTCTATAAGCTCAGTCAAGCTTCGTTGATGGGCAGGAACCTTCTCAAGAATTTCAAGGCAACATCGTTCAGCATCCAGCCAGTCGCCATGATTACGATGAAGTCTGGACATTCCCAGTAAAGCGTAAAGGTCAAAGCCAACCTGCAAACTGCGCATGTAATGTTCCAGTGATTCAGCAGAACGATCCATGTTCATCATGGCATCGCCAACCCGGGTGAGCAGATCCTGGTTATTAGGTTCATTATGCAGTATCTTTGACCACCAGAACACCGCTTTTTCCAGATTTCCGAGCCCTCGATGACTATCACCAAGGCCATATAAAGCAAAGGTATTCCACTCTTCAATACTGGTTGCCTTTTCGTAATATTCCGCTGCAGTCTCATACTCTTTTCTTCTGCGATAAATATTGCCAACCATTGTCAGAACGGCAACGTAGCCACCGTCAAGGCCCAGAAGTTTTTCAAAAAGTTGCAGGGCTTTTTCATCATCTTCGATCTTATAGTATAAACTTCCCAGGCCCAGTAAAGCGTACTTATCCTCAGGGTTAACAGCGAGAGCTTTCAGATAGAAAGCCTCAGCTTTTTCAAAATTACCAGTCTTATTAAAAGACTCGGCAAGCCTCACCATCACGTAGATGTCATCCTTGTTGCACTCCAAGTATCGCAACCAGTAGGGGATAGCCTTTTTATGCTGCAAAATCCCCCGATAGGCATCGCCAATCCCTCGCAAGGCAAAAACATTAACCGAGTCAAACTCAAGCACTTTCTCGTAAT comes from the Desulfobulbaceae bacterium genome and includes:
- a CDS encoding rhomboid family intramembrane serine protease, yielding MNDLIESNQSKLVKLLPGQGSQNGFMVKTKAEAWSLVLLSVNITHRLVQSLNGWEILVNETDALVARHHLERYEAENSRWPTVKSSPASSPVVSWWTLLFCSLLVVFFSFTGPWSDSIWFTRGAIQSGAIKEQLQLWRLVTALTLHADIGHVMGNVCLGGVLIAFLAGLTGTGTAWMLAVLAGITGNLLNVFFHSGTHNSIGFSTAVFGVIGAFCGIRAFRDGMLNILLPLGAGLGLLAMLGAGGERTDLGAHVWGMIAGMGLGGAYHYFDPVQIYSKNGRLQNILTASVLVGVALAWSLALSG
- a CDS encoding DUF1624 domain-containing protein; this encodes MVALQKNRVWEIDCLRGVAVCLMLISNFLFDLYYFYSLGNPESGFLAYFSRAVAGLFLFVVGVSLTLSVNKTTVLPSKKIWLRSAKLLVVAMGISLATYVAVGQDFVVFGILHLISVSIVLGYFFLGCPWLSLIVGISVLSLAPYLGVAQEGSWWLVWFGIPPVGFHSVDYTPLIPWFGPVLIGIFVGKMVYRQGETLFKGRGDRHGFILKTLGLLGKNSLVIYCLHQPILWGGFVAFGML
- the cutA gene encoding divalent cation tolerance protein CutA gives rise to the protein MNIGWTTVANAGDAENMARELVEAHLAACVQIDGPITSFYRMDGHVENEQEYRVTVKFVSENTEKIEAWINDNHPYDIPQWLSISAERVNYSYRKWAESGVEQKTGHKPKKDVLRLSKLGRNYLRKRRFHEAENVFLEALELDSKNAYILVGLGDTTRELKKYEGSISYYEKVLEFDSVNVFALRGIGDAYRGILQHKKAIPYWLRYLECNKDDIYVMVRLAESFNKTGNFEKAEAFYLKALAVNPEDKYALLGLGSLYYKIEDDEKALQLFEKLLGLDGGYVAVLTMVGNIYRRRKEYETAAEYYEKATSIEEWNTFALYGLGDSHRGLGNLEKAVFWWSKILHNEPNNQDLLTRVGDAMMNMDRSAESLEHYMRSLQVGFDLYALLGMSRLHRNHGDWLDAERCCLEILEKVPAHQRSLTELIEIYKGMGNKDKVNEIQSIIDTLEQDG